A single window of Leeuwenhoekiella sp. MAR_2009_132 DNA harbors:
- a CDS encoding ATP-binding protein, protein MSNVSYFTIKMQYISVLCSCISFFAVSQAFAQSKKIDSLSQLLKEAKSDTVRSDINEQIAYQYLYYKPDSTLIYVNKALQLAEKNKWLSGIAKAHNRRGTYYVVTSQYTEAILEFQKALQFYQKTGDISGLSLTYGNLASLDFYLKDFDAALENFHLSIKLLDTVNQFDQYTKETLNLSAAHREKKNLDSAVYYARRGIQFSKKLSDKRFLSVAHFNMGTAQYLINNPEEALINLNASLNQENIPLQFKLLAKCYRAKVYLDLNQPARSENEIAGLEEQIISLNDHYLTLIYFETKQAIYEILNQDGNALEYSKKYIELNKEVHNREQSNIFQNIKAKYAQEERVFENELLRNESEIQALQIERQKYTIYAVIIIAGLLLILIFILYRLYKFKSENNQILKEKQEVLNASNQDLEAINRQKDNLFSIVAHDVKSPVAAILNSITLLNEDHNNFSEPEIQQLYKELKKQTSDLYYLIENVLVWAKSQMNGFRFNFKELVINEFIEETLEIESIFIARKKITVVNHISKDAVIYTDPQVLRVLLRNLINNAVKFTPVAGQIRFSNSFTEGFCNIHITDTGQGMTVEMIKKVLIDQERHTLKGTANEPGNGIGLILCQEIAGKIGGRIEAQSVLGEGSTFTLVIPSDITTR, encoded by the coding sequence ATGTCAAACGTAAGCTACTTTACAATAAAGATGCAGTACATTTCTGTGCTATGTAGTTGTATTTCGTTTTTTGCGGTATCTCAGGCTTTTGCTCAAAGTAAAAAAATAGACTCCCTTTCTCAACTTTTAAAAGAAGCAAAGTCAGATACCGTTCGCAGTGATATAAATGAGCAAATAGCCTATCAATATTTATATTACAAGCCAGATTCTACCCTGATTTATGTGAATAAGGCTCTTCAACTTGCAGAAAAAAACAAGTGGTTATCAGGAATTGCAAAAGCACATAACAGAAGAGGTACATATTATGTTGTTACTTCACAATATACAGAGGCCATATTAGAATTTCAGAAAGCACTGCAGTTTTATCAAAAAACCGGTGATATCTCTGGTTTAAGTTTAACATATGGAAACCTTGCATCTCTAGATTTTTACTTAAAAGATTTTGATGCAGCACTTGAAAATTTTCATTTGTCTATAAAACTTTTAGACACCGTAAATCAATTTGATCAGTACACTAAAGAGACACTTAATTTAAGTGCTGCACACAGAGAAAAAAAGAATCTGGATAGCGCAGTGTACTATGCCAGGCGAGGTATTCAATTTTCAAAAAAACTTTCTGACAAGCGTTTTCTATCGGTAGCTCATTTTAATATGGGAACTGCTCAATATCTTATTAATAATCCTGAAGAGGCTCTTATAAATTTAAATGCTTCACTAAATCAAGAAAACATTCCGCTGCAATTTAAACTATTGGCAAAATGTTACAGGGCTAAAGTATATTTAGATTTAAATCAACCTGCAAGATCTGAAAATGAAATAGCCGGTCTTGAAGAACAAATTATATCACTTAATGATCACTATTTAACGCTAATTTATTTTGAAACGAAACAGGCTATCTACGAGATTTTGAATCAAGATGGTAACGCTTTAGAGTATTCAAAAAAATATATAGAACTTAATAAAGAGGTACACAATAGAGAACAGTCTAATATTTTTCAGAATATAAAAGCAAAATATGCACAGGAAGAACGTGTGTTTGAAAATGAATTGTTGCGTAATGAATCTGAGATTCAGGCATTGCAGATAGAACGACAAAAGTATACCATCTATGCAGTAATTATAATAGCTGGTCTTTTATTAATACTCATATTTATATTATACCGCCTTTATAAATTTAAGTCTGAAAACAATCAGATTCTCAAGGAAAAACAAGAAGTGTTGAATGCGAGTAATCAAGATCTTGAAGCTATAAACCGTCAAAAAGACAATCTTTTTTCTATTGTAGCACACGATGTAAAAAGTCCGGTGGCAGCGATACTTAACAGCATAACTCTGCTAAATGAAGATCATAATAATTTTTCTGAACCTGAGATTCAACAACTTTATAAAGAACTAAAAAAGCAAACATCAGACTTATACTATTTGATTGAAAATGTTTTAGTCTGGGCCAAGTCCCAAATGAATGGATTTAGATTCAATTTTAAAGAATTAGTTATTAATGAATTTATTGAAGAAACTCTTGAAATTGAATCGATTTTTATCGCGAGAAAGAAAATAACGGTAGTTAATCATATTTCTAAAGATGCAGTTATATATACAGATCCTCAGGTTTTGAGAGTGTTGTTGCGTAATCTAATTAATAACGCAGTTAAGTTTACACCTGTTGCTGGGCAGATAAGATTCAGTAATTCATTTACAGAAGGTTTTTGTAATATTCACATTACCGATACCGGGCAGGGAATGACTGTAGAAATGATTAAAAAAGTGCTAATTGACCAAGAGCGACACACCTTAAAAGGAACGGCAAATGAGCCTGGTAATGGTATAGGCTTAATTTTATGTCAGGAAATTGCAGGAAAAATAGGGGGGCGTATAGAGGCTCAAAGTGTTCTGGGTGAGGGTTCCACATTTACTTTGGTTATTCCTTCAGACATTACAACTAGATAG
- a CDS encoding hydroxymethylglutaryl-CoA lyase translates to MSRALKIIECPRDAMQGIKDFIPTASKVQYLQSLLRCGFDTLDFGSFVSPKAIPQMVDTAEVLSKLDLSRTSTKLLAIVANLRGAESAVQHSEIDYLGYPFSISENFQMRNTHKTIAESVNLLQEILNLADTHNKKVVTYISMGFGNPYGDPWNVDIVGEWTEKLSNMGVSILSLSDTVGTSDAETIDYLFSNLIPKYPEIEFGAHLHTTPTKWFEKVDAAYKAGCRRFDGAIQGFGGCPMAKDDLTGNMPTEKMLSYFTSVKEDSGVRPMSFESAYNEASKIFLKYH, encoded by the coding sequence ATGAGCCGAGCGCTTAAAATAATAGAATGTCCCAGAGATGCGATGCAGGGTATAAAAGATTTTATACCTACCGCCTCTAAAGTGCAGTATTTGCAATCTTTACTACGATGTGGGTTTGATACACTAGATTTTGGGAGTTTTGTATCTCCTAAAGCAATACCGCAAATGGTAGATACAGCAGAAGTTCTAAGTAAATTAGATTTGAGCAGAACTTCTACAAAATTACTTGCAATTGTTGCTAATCTTCGTGGTGCAGAAAGCGCCGTTCAACATAGCGAAATAGATTATCTGGGTTACCCATTCAGTATTTCTGAAAACTTTCAAATGCGTAATACGCATAAGACTATAGCAGAATCTGTTAATCTGTTACAAGAAATTTTAAACCTCGCAGATACACATAATAAAAAAGTGGTAACTTATATTTCTATGGGTTTCGGAAATCCGTATGGAGACCCCTGGAATGTAGATATAGTAGGAGAGTGGACGGAAAAACTCTCTAATATGGGTGTTTCTATTTTGTCGCTATCTGATACTGTAGGGACTTCTGATGCCGAAACGATAGATTATTTATTTAGTAATCTTATACCTAAATATCCTGAGATTGAGTTTGGGGCTCATTTACATACCACGCCTACAAAATGGTTTGAAAAGGTAGATGCTGCTTATAAAGCCGGCTGTCGCAGGTTTGATGGGGCAATACAGGGTTTTGGCGGGTGCCCTATGGCTAAAGATGACTTAACGGGCAATATGCCTACAGAAAAAATGCTCTCTTATTTTACCAGTGTAAAAGAAGATTCTGGGGTGCGCCCTATGAGTTTTGAATCTGCCTATAATGAAGCTTCTAAAATATTTCTCAAATATCATTAA
- a CDS encoding TonB-dependent receptor family protein: MKKTLPYLLLMLVSVGIYAQQEQKSDTLTRQELKEILLSNNILGSKFEVKNRTGSAYYISPQDLEQFEYTDVNKVLRAVPGISIYEEDGFGLRPNISLRGTSPERSARITLMEDGVLIAPAPYSASSAYYFPTIGRMQAVEVLKGSSQIQYGPYTTGGAINMISKEIPNSFSGNARFTIGNYNTRTVEANVGDSYENFGWNTEYYNYNSDGFKSLDGGGNTGFDKSDYVGKFRWNTSAENKTFQAITAKIQYSEETSNETYLGLTDTDFDIDPFRRYAASQEDQMNADHSQFQLNHLLKLQSGFKLNTTIYRNNFKRNWYKLDNVQLENTVSISNVLADPLTYEAEYRSLLGTTDTPNDAFGVKANNRKYYAQGIQTIGTFLWGSKNLQTLELGLRFHQDEEDRFQWEDRYAIQNGEMIRTTVAEKGTDANRIASADALAAHVLYKITLGDLTLTPGLRYENITLKRKDYGTNDTARTGIDLSTRENKVDVWIPGIGANYKLAQNLSFFGGVHKGFAPPGSSEGQKPEESINFELGSRFFLGGFNGEIVGFYNDYSNLLGSDLAASGGTGTLDQFNAGAVTVNGLELLLNYNILQNTGSSLQLPITFAYTLTNSEFNSSFESSDAIYGDVTDGDEIPYIARNQFNITASLDHKSFNISLSGRYTDAFRTQAGSGSIPEQFKVPSNFIVDFATRYYVSKNVTLSGNINNLFDTTYAVSRVPSGLRPGMPFSINTGIAYKF, translated from the coding sequence ATGAAAAAAACATTACCCTATTTACTACTAATGCTTGTTTCAGTAGGCATTTATGCACAACAAGAGCAAAAAAGTGACACCCTCACACGCCAGGAGTTAAAAGAAATTTTACTGTCTAATAATATTCTAGGTAGCAAATTTGAAGTTAAAAATAGAACCGGTTCTGCTTATTATATATCTCCTCAAGATCTTGAACAATTTGAATATACAGATGTAAACAAAGTTTTACGTGCTGTACCAGGAATTTCAATATACGAAGAAGACGGTTTTGGTCTAAGACCAAACATAAGTCTTAGAGGTACTTCACCAGAGCGAAGTGCGCGTATTACATTAATGGAAGACGGCGTATTAATTGCTCCTGCACCATATAGTGCCTCATCTGCATACTATTTTCCTACAATAGGTAGAATGCAGGCTGTAGAAGTTTTAAAAGGAAGCAGTCAAATTCAATATGGGCCTTATACGACCGGTGGTGCTATTAATATGATTTCTAAAGAGATTCCAAATTCTTTTTCTGGTAATGCTCGTTTTACAATTGGCAACTACAATACGAGAACAGTTGAGGCAAATGTGGGTGACAGCTATGAAAACTTTGGTTGGAACACCGAATACTATAATTACAATTCTGACGGATTTAAATCACTAGACGGTGGTGGAAATACAGGATTTGACAAAAGTGATTATGTAGGTAAATTTAGATGGAACACGTCTGCTGAAAATAAAACATTTCAAGCTATTACAGCAAAAATTCAATATTCTGAAGAGACTTCTAATGAGACTTATTTAGGTCTAACAGATACCGATTTTGATATTGATCCATTTCGTCGCTATGCTGCTTCTCAAGAAGATCAAATGAATGCAGACCACAGCCAGTTTCAATTGAATCATCTTTTAAAACTACAATCTGGTTTTAAATTAAATACCACTATTTACCGCAATAATTTTAAAAGAAACTGGTATAAATTAGATAATGTACAGCTGGAAAATACTGTTTCTATAAGCAATGTACTTGCAGATCCCTTAACTTATGAAGCTGAATATCGCTCGCTTTTAGGAACTACAGATACGCCTAATGATGCTTTTGGAGTTAAGGCTAATAATCGTAAATATTATGCACAGGGTATTCAAACCATAGGTACTTTTTTATGGGGAAGTAAAAATTTGCAAACCTTAGAACTTGGGTTGCGTTTTCATCAGGATGAAGAAGATCGTTTTCAATGGGAAGACCGGTATGCAATTCAAAATGGTGAAATGATACGTACCACTGTTGCAGAAAAAGGAACAGATGCTAATCGTATTGCAAGTGCAGATGCACTTGCCGCGCATGTATTATATAAAATAACCTTAGGTGATTTAACGCTTACCCCGGGATTGCGCTATGAAAATATAACCTTAAAGCGAAAAGATTACGGTACAAATGATACCGCTAGAACAGGAATAGATCTTTCTACGCGTGAGAATAAAGTTGATGTTTGGATACCAGGAATTGGTGCAAACTATAAACTAGCTCAAAACCTTAGTTTCTTTGGAGGGGTTCACAAAGGTTTTGCACCTCCCGGCAGTTCAGAAGGACAGAAACCTGAAGAGAGTATAAATTTTGAGTTAGGTTCTCGCTTTTTTCTGGGCGGCTTTAATGGTGAAATAGTAGGTTTCTACAATGACTATAGTAATTTATTAGGTAGCGATCTTGCAGCATCTGGTGGTACCGGAACTTTAGATCAATTTAATGCAGGAGCCGTTACCGTTAATGGTTTAGAACTCTTATTGAATTATAATATTTTACAAAATACAGGTAGTTCACTACAACTACCTATAACTTTTGCCTACACGTTAACGAATAGTGAATTTAACTCCAGTTTTGAAAGTAGTGATGCTATTTATGGTGATGTTACTGACGGAGACGAAATACCATATATTGCAAGAAATCAATTTAATATCACTGCGTCTCTAGATCATAAAAGTTTCAATATAAGTTTAAGCGGAAGATATACAGACGCATTTAGAACACAAGCCGGTAGTGGTTCAATTCCAGAACAATTTAAAGTGCCCAGTAATTTTATAGTTGATTTTGCTACACGTTATTATGTTAGCAAAAATGTTACTCTCTCCGGAAACATTAATAATTTGTTTGACACTACGTATGCTGTATCAAGAGTTCCATCAGGATTGAGACCGGGAATGCCTTTTAGTATAAATACCGGAATAGCTTATAAGTTTTAA